One part of the Mesorhizobium sp. M4B.F.Ca.ET.058.02.1.1 genome encodes these proteins:
- a CDS encoding 3-methyl-2-oxobutanoate dehydrogenase (2-methylpropanoyl-transferring) subunit alpha: MADAGMLRFHVPEPEVRPGGTPDFSNVTIPKAGSAPRPEIDVDPRTIRDMAFSIIRVLNRDGEAVGPWAGLLSDQELLEGLRHMMTLRTFDARMQMAQRQGKTSFYMQHLGEEAVSCAFRKALAKGDMNFPTYRQAGLLIADGYPMVTMMNQIYSNEADPLKGRQLPIMYSSKEHGFFSISGNLATQYIQAVGWAMASAISNDSRIAAAWIGDGSTAESDFHAALVFASTYKAPVVLNVVNNQWAISTFQGIARGGSGTFAARGLGFGIPSLRVDGNDYLAVHAVAKWAIERARRNLGPTLVEYVTYRVGAHSSSDDPSAYRPKAESDAWPLGDPIVRLKNHLIQRGVWSDERHAQAEAEILETVIAAQKEAESHGTLHAGGKPSTRDMFEGVYAEMPPHLRRQRQQAGV; encoded by the coding sequence ATGGCCGATGCTGGAATGTTGCGGTTCCATGTTCCCGAGCCCGAGGTGCGGCCGGGTGGCACGCCCGATTTCTCCAATGTGACCATCCCCAAGGCCGGATCGGCGCCGCGACCGGAGATCGACGTCGATCCGCGCACCATCCGCGACATGGCGTTCTCGATCATCCGCGTGCTCAACCGCGACGGCGAGGCGGTCGGGCCGTGGGCCGGGCTGCTTTCCGACCAGGAATTGCTCGAGGGCCTGCGCCATATGATGACGCTCAGGACCTTCGACGCGCGCATGCAGATGGCGCAGCGCCAGGGCAAGACCTCCTTCTACATGCAGCATCTCGGCGAGGAGGCGGTGAGCTGCGCCTTCCGCAAGGCGCTGGCCAAGGGCGACATGAACTTCCCGACCTACCGGCAGGCCGGGCTGCTCATCGCCGACGGCTACCCGATGGTCACGATGATGAACCAGATCTATTCCAACGAGGCCGATCCGCTGAAGGGCCGGCAGTTGCCGATCATGTATTCGTCGAAGGAGCACGGCTTCTTCTCCATCTCCGGCAACCTAGCGACGCAGTACATCCAGGCCGTTGGCTGGGCGATGGCTTCGGCGATCTCCAACGATTCGCGCATCGCCGCCGCCTGGATCGGCGACGGCTCGACGGCGGAGTCCGATTTTCATGCAGCGCTCGTGTTCGCCTCGACCTACAAGGCACCGGTGGTGCTCAATGTCGTCAACAATCAGTGGGCGATCTCGACCTTCCAGGGCATTGCGCGCGGCGGCTCCGGCACTTTCGCGGCGCGCGGCCTCGGCTTCGGCATCCCCTCGCTGCGCGTCGACGGCAACGACTATCTCGCCGTCCACGCGGTGGCGAAATGGGCGATCGAGCGGGCGCGCCGCAATCTCGGGCCGACGCTGGTTGAATATGTCACCTACCGGGTCGGCGCACATTCGAGCTCGGACGATCCGTCCGCCTACCGACCGAAGGCGGAGTCCGACGCCTGGCCGCTCGGCGACCCGATCGTGCGGCTGAAGAACCATCTCATCCAGCGCGGCGTCTGGTCGGACGAGCGCCATGCCCAGGCGGAAGCCGAAATCCTCGAGACGGTGATCGCCGCGCAAAAGGAGGCCGAGAGCCACGGCACGCTGCACGCCGGCGGCAAGCCGTCTACGCGCGACATGTTCGAGGGCGTCTATGCCGAGATGCCGCCGCATCTCAGGCGACAGCGCCAGCAGGCGGGGGTCTGA
- a CDS encoding saccharopine dehydrogenase family protein, with protein MKNIVVVGAGKIGSTIAEMLASTGDYGVTLVDRSAAQLAAAELPAGVETMELDIAAPGVLEAALAGKFAVLSAAPFHLTTRIAEAAATTDVHYLDLTEDVVSTRRVKELARDASSAFIPQCGLAPGFISIVANDLASRFDTLESVRMRVGALPQYPSNALNYNLTWSTDGVINEYCEPCEAIVEGELIEVPPLEEREEFSLDGVTYEAFNTSGGLGTLAETLKGKVRTLNYRTIRYPGHAAIMKALLNDLGLRHRRDVLKDIFESALPATLQDVVIVFVTVSGRKSGRLLQETYANKIYSKRVGTLVRSAIQITTASGICAVLDMLADGTLPAKGFVRQEDIALDAFLANRFGRAYAQHEMESRLAG; from the coding sequence ATGAAGAACATCGTTGTCGTCGGCGCCGGCAAGATCGGCTCGACCATCGCCGAGATGCTGGCCTCCACCGGCGACTATGGCGTGACGCTCGTCGACCGCTCGGCGGCGCAGCTTGCCGCGGCCGAACTCCCCGCGGGCGTCGAGACCATGGAACTCGACATCGCCGCGCCGGGCGTGCTCGAGGCAGCGCTTGCCGGCAAATTCGCGGTGCTGAGCGCCGCTCCCTTCCATCTCACCACGCGCATCGCCGAGGCGGCCGCCACTACCGACGTGCACTATCTCGATCTCACCGAGGATGTCGTCAGCACAAGGCGGGTGAAGGAGCTGGCGCGCGATGCCAGCAGCGCCTTCATTCCGCAATGCGGGCTGGCGCCGGGCTTCATCTCGATCGTCGCCAACGATCTCGCCAGCCGCTTCGACACGCTGGAGAGCGTGCGCATGCGGGTCGGCGCGCTGCCGCAATATCCGTCGAACGCGCTGAACTACAATCTGACCTGGAGCACCGACGGGGTCATCAACGAATATTGCGAGCCCTGCGAGGCGATCGTCGAGGGCGAGCTGATCGAGGTGCCGCCGCTGGAGGAGCGCGAGGAGTTCTCGCTCGACGGCGTCACCTACGAGGCCTTCAACACCTCGGGCGGGCTGGGCACGCTGGCCGAGACGCTGAAGGGCAAGGTGCGCACGCTGAACTACCGCACCATCCGCTATCCCGGCCACGCCGCGATCATGAAGGCGCTGCTCAACGATCTCGGCCTGCGTCACCGTCGCGACGTGCTGAAGGACATTTTCGAAAGCGCCCTGCCGGCGACGCTGCAGGACGTCGTCATCGTCTTCGTCACCGTCTCGGGCCGCAAGAGCGGCCGCCTGCTGCAGGAAACCTACGCCAACAAGATCTACTCGAAGCGCGTCGGCACTCTGGTGCGCAGCGCCATCCAGATCACCACCGCCTCCGGCATCTGCGCCGTGCTCGACATGCTCGCCGACGGCACATTGCCGGCGAAAGGCTTCGTCCGCCAGGAGGACATCGCGCTCGACGCCTTCCTCGCCAACCGCTTCGGCCGCGCCTACGCCCAGCACGAGATGGAAAGCCGGCTGGCGGGGTGA
- a CDS encoding integrase core domain-containing protein, whose protein sequence is MVWRETGIMDERLRFVVDCLSGEETMSELCAAYGISRKIGYKWLGRYREFGPEGLHDRPRAPLNHGRATALDLVERIVAAKETHPLWGPKKIVARLKRAAPDLIWPSASTAGAILARHGLVSARKRTRLRACGNGPWPEPQGPNAVWTGDHKGWFRTRDGWRCEPLTVMDASSRYLLALEATGSTADAEAWPVFERLFEEHGLPDRFRSDNGPPFASAGVTGLTPLAVRFIKLGIALERIAPGKPQQNGRHERFHLTLLPLAEAPEADRAAQGHAFEAFRRSYNEERPHEALGMDTPAQHYRSSRRAMPTMPPEPDYPAEAAVRHVRHNGEIRWNGGFVYVSQALVGEAVAAAQTEDGQWALSFHAHQLGIIDTRRMTLVRCSAALTNPLGAAADK, encoded by the coding sequence ATGGTTTGGCGAGAGACTGGCATCATGGACGAGCGGCTTCGTTTTGTAGTGGATTGCCTTTCTGGCGAAGAGACGATGAGCGAGCTTTGTGCGGCCTACGGAATTTCGCGCAAGATCGGCTATAAATGGCTGGGTCGCTACCGGGAGTTTGGCCCGGAAGGTTTGCACGATCGGCCGCGAGCGCCGCTCAATCATGGCCGTGCGACAGCCCTTGATCTTGTCGAGCGGATCGTGGCGGCGAAGGAGACGCATCCGCTGTGGGGGCCCAAGAAGATCGTGGCGCGGCTCAAGCGCGCGGCTCCCGACTTGATCTGGCCGTCGGCCTCGACGGCAGGCGCTATCCTTGCACGGCATGGGCTTGTCAGCGCCCGCAAGCGGACCCGGCTGCGGGCCTGCGGCAATGGACCTTGGCCGGAGCCGCAAGGGCCGAACGCGGTGTGGACCGGCGATCACAAGGGCTGGTTCCGGACCCGTGACGGGTGGCGTTGCGAACCGTTGACGGTGATGGATGCGTCGAGCCGCTACTTGCTGGCGCTCGAAGCGACCGGCTCGACGGCGGATGCCGAGGCCTGGCCGGTATTCGAGCGGCTGTTTGAGGAGCATGGCCTGCCGGACCGGTTCCGAAGCGACAATGGCCCGCCCTTCGCGTCGGCCGGTGTCACCGGGCTGACACCGCTTGCGGTGCGCTTCATCAAACTCGGCATCGCCCTGGAGCGGATCGCGCCCGGCAAACCCCAGCAGAACGGGCGCCACGAGCGCTTTCATCTGACCCTGTTGCCGCTGGCCGAGGCACCGGAGGCCGACAGGGCGGCCCAGGGCCACGCCTTCGAGGCCTTCCGGCGCAGCTACAATGAAGAACGTCCCCATGAGGCGCTAGGCATGGACACTCCAGCCCAGCATTACAGATCCTCCCGGCGCGCCATGCCGACGATGCCGCCCGAGCCTGATTATCCGGCCGAGGCCGCGGTCCGTCATGTACGCCACAATGGCGAGATCAGGTGGAACGGCGGCTTCGTCTATGTCTCGCAGGCACTGGTTGGTGAAGCTGTCGCGGCCGCCCAAACCGAGGATGGTCAATGGGCTCTTTCCTTCCATGCACACCAGCTCGGCATCATCGACACAAGGCGTATGACGCTTGTCCGCTGCAGCGCCGCGCTAACCAATCCGCTTGGCGCTGCAGCGGACAAATAG
- a CDS encoding dihydrolipoamide acetyltransferase family protein, translated as MGEHVIKLPDVGEGVAEAELVEWHVKVGDLVREDTVLAAVMTDKATVEIPSPVDGEILWLGAEIGDTVAIGSPIVRLKVAGEGNVKPQSDAAEEAIKAEPPAKLPTPKPEAAPASPKAQSKAAEPKAKPAPAPANGAARNLVSGAPRPEGEKPLASPAVRLRAREAGIDLRQVAGSGPAGRIGHEDIEAFLARGPQVAKTSGLARKDNVEDIKVIGLRRKIAEKMALAKSRIPHITYVEEIDVTSLEELRATLNKEKRQDRPKLTLLPFLMRAMVKAIADQPSINAIFDDEAGIIHQHGGVHIGIAAQTPSGLVVPVVKHAEARDLWECGAEVNRLAEAAKSGTASRDELSGSTITITSLGAMGGVATTPVINYPEVAIVGVNKMMVRPVWDGTQFIPRKMMNLSSSFDHRVIDGWDAAVFVQRIKALLETPALIFVD; from the coding sequence ATGGGCGAGCACGTCATCAAGCTGCCGGATGTCGGTGAAGGCGTCGCCGAGGCCGAGCTGGTCGAATGGCATGTGAAGGTCGGCGACCTGGTGCGCGAGGACACGGTGCTGGCCGCGGTGATGACCGACAAGGCGACCGTCGAGATTCCCTCGCCGGTCGACGGCGAGATCCTGTGGCTGGGCGCCGAGATCGGCGACACGGTGGCGATCGGCTCGCCGATCGTGCGGCTGAAGGTTGCGGGCGAGGGCAATGTGAAGCCGCAGAGCGATGCGGCGGAAGAGGCCATCAAGGCCGAACCGCCAGCCAAGCTCCCAACCCCGAAACCCGAGGCCGCTCCGGCGAGCCCGAAGGCGCAGTCAAAGGCCGCCGAGCCGAAAGCGAAGCCGGCGCCCGCTCCCGCAAATGGGGCGGCACGGAACTTGGTTTCCGGCGCGCCGCGTCCCGAAGGCGAGAAGCCTTTGGCCTCGCCCGCCGTCCGGCTGCGCGCCAGGGAAGCCGGCATCGACCTCAGGCAGGTCGCGGGTTCCGGCCCGGCCGGCCGCATCGGCCATGAGGATATCGAGGCGTTCCTGGCGCGCGGGCCGCAGGTCGCCAAAACCTCCGGTCTTGCTCGCAAGGACAATGTCGAGGACATCAAGGTTATCGGGCTGCGGCGCAAGATCGCCGAGAAGATGGCGCTCGCCAAATCGCGCATCCCGCACATCACCTATGTCGAGGAGATCGACGTCACTTCACTGGAGGAGCTGCGCGCGACGCTGAACAAGGAAAAGCGGCAGGACCGGCCGAAGCTGACGCTGCTGCCGTTCCTGATGCGGGCGATGGTCAAGGCGATCGCCGACCAGCCGAGCATCAACGCGATCTTCGACGACGAGGCCGGCATCATCCACCAGCATGGCGGCGTCCATATCGGCATCGCCGCGCAGACGCCGTCCGGGCTGGTGGTGCCGGTGGTCAAGCATGCCGAGGCGCGCGACCTGTGGGAATGCGGCGCTGAGGTCAACCGGCTGGCCGAGGCGGCGAAGTCGGGCACGGCGAGCCGCGACGAGCTGTCAGGCTCGACCATCACCATCACCTCGCTCGGCGCCATGGGCGGCGTGGCGACGACGCCGGTCATCAACTATCCGGAGGTGGCGATCGTCGGCGTCAACAAGATGATGGTGCGGCCGGTGTGGGACGGCACCCAGTTCATCCCGCGCAAGATGATGAACCTGTCGTCCAGCTTCGACCATCGCGTCATCGACGGCTGGGATGCCGCGGTGTTCGTGCAGCGCATCAAGGCGCTGCTGGAAACGCCGGCGCTGATTTTCGTGGATTAG
- the holA gene encoding DNA polymerase III subunit delta, with translation MAQKKGYEVDSWLARPDPAMSIVLLYGPDRGLVAERARAFAGKTGLPLDDPFSVVRLDGAEVDRDQGRLLDEARTVPMFSDRRLLWVRNASGQKALADDVKALTSEPARDAIILIEAGDLKKGTGLRAIVEAAGNAIALPCYADEARDIDIVIDDELRKAGMSMTLEARQALRRNLGGDRLASRGEIEKLVLYVHGQKEIGVDDVRATSGDVSGASFDDAVDALLDGKIADFDTAFTRHCQGGGQPFLVLSAAMRQLQAIQAMRGQMEGGGRNAASVVAGARPPVFFSRRKLVEKALERWSVEALGRALNRLQTAVLQTRRRPDLSEALARQALLGIAVESARLGQR, from the coding sequence ATGGCACAGAAGAAAGGATACGAGGTCGATTCGTGGCTGGCGCGGCCGGACCCGGCCATGTCCATCGTCCTGCTCTACGGACCCGATCGCGGGCTGGTCGCCGAGCGCGCCAGGGCTTTTGCCGGCAAGACCGGCCTGCCGCTCGACGATCCGTTCTCGGTCGTCAGGCTGGACGGCGCGGAAGTCGACCGCGACCAGGGCCGCCTGCTCGACGAGGCGCGCACCGTGCCGATGTTTTCCGACCGGCGGCTGCTCTGGGTGCGCAACGCCAGCGGCCAGAAAGCGCTGGCCGACGACGTCAAGGCGCTGACATCGGAGCCCGCGCGGGACGCGATCATCCTCATCGAGGCCGGCGACCTGAAGAAGGGCACCGGCCTGCGCGCCATCGTCGAGGCCGCCGGCAACGCCATCGCCCTGCCCTGCTATGCCGATGAGGCGAGGGACATCGACATCGTCATCGACGACGAACTGCGCAAGGCCGGCATGTCGATGACGCTGGAGGCGCGCCAGGCGCTGCGTCGCAATCTCGGCGGCGACCGGCTGGCGTCGCGCGGCGAGATCGAGAAGCTGGTGCTCTACGTCCACGGCCAGAAGGAGATCGGCGTCGACGACGTCAGGGCGACGTCCGGCGACGTGTCAGGCGCCTCTTTCGACGATGCCGTCGATGCGCTGCTGGACGGGAAGATCGCCGATTTCGACACCGCTTTCACGCGACACTGCCAGGGCGGCGGCCAGCCCTTCCTGGTGCTGTCGGCGGCGATGCGGCAATTGCAGGCGATCCAGGCGATGCGCGGCCAGATGGAGGGCGGCGGCCGCAACGCCGCCTCGGTCGTCGCTGGCGCCCGGCCGCCGGTTTTCTTCTCGCGGCGCAAGCTGGTGGAGAAGGCGCTGGAGCGCTGGAGCGTCGAGGCGCTTGGCCGGGCGCTCAACCGGCTGCAGACCGCGGTGCTGCAGACACGCCGGAGGCCGGACCTGTCCGAAGCCCTGGCGCGCCAGGCGCTGCTCGGCATCGCGGTGGAGAGCGCGAGGCTTGGGCAGCGGTAG
- a CDS encoding DUF2182 domain-containing protein: MVGPDPLTLQRNIILALLIVVATAAWSLLIWQRIGMDTDMPMEIYSPTMGMQAPLFLAVWTIMMIAMMFPTAAPMILTFHRVQTGKQGRGDAFVSTWIFVAGYMLVWGVMGVLAFAGAAGAEMLAGRVGLSTAMAARIGGALLMVAGAYQLSPLKDLCLAKCRTPIGFILTSWRDGPWGAVHMGVRHGLFCLGCCWLLFLALFPLGIMSIAAMAVVTLLVFAEKTLPAGERIAKVSGVALLLYGAAVLVFPQALPTFQAADGMIMN, translated from the coding sequence ATGGTCGGACCGGACCCGCTGACGCTGCAGCGAAACATCATTCTCGCGCTGTTGATCGTTGTCGCCACGGCAGCCTGGTCCTTGCTGATCTGGCAGCGGATCGGCATGGACACCGACATGCCGATGGAAATCTACTCACCGACCATGGGCATGCAGGCGCCGCTGTTTCTTGCAGTGTGGACGATCATGATGATCGCCATGATGTTCCCGACGGCCGCGCCGATGATCCTGACGTTTCACCGTGTGCAGACCGGCAAACAGGGGCGCGGCGATGCCTTTGTCTCGACCTGGATCTTCGTGGCCGGGTACATGCTGGTCTGGGGGGTGATGGGCGTTCTCGCCTTTGCCGGCGCGGCGGGCGCGGAGATGCTTGCCGGGCGTGTGGGATTGTCCACGGCGATGGCCGCGCGCATCGGCGGCGCGCTGTTGATGGTTGCGGGCGCGTACCAACTTTCCCCACTGAAAGATCTGTGCCTGGCCAAGTGCCGCACGCCAATCGGCTTCATACTGACCTCATGGCGCGATGGTCCTTGGGGCGCGGTACATATGGGCGTAAGGCACGGGTTGTTTTGCCTGGGCTGCTGCTGGCTCCTGTTTCTCGCTCTTTTTCCGCTCGGGATCATGAGCATTGCGGCAATGGCCGTGGTGACACTGCTGGTCTTTGCGGAAAAGACCCTTCCGGCAGGAGAGCGGATTGCAAAGGTATCGGGGGTCGCCTTGCTGCTTTACGGCGCGGCGGTGCTGGTGTTTCCGCAGGCGCTGCCAACCTTCCAGGCGGCGGACGGGATGATCATGAATTGA
- the lpdA gene encoding dihydrolipoyl dehydrogenase, which yields MKEISCKLLVIGAGPGGYVCAIRAGQLGVDTVIVEAGKPGGTCLNVGCIPSKALIHAAEEFEKVAHMAGGKSPLGISLTAPMLDLAKAIAWKDGIVSRLNSGVAGLLKKARVKTVQGWATFRDGKTVEVETETGTQVIRAETVVIATGSAPVELPFLPFGGPVISSTDALALSEVPKKLAVVGGGYIGLELGIAFAKMGAKVTVVEALPRVLAQYDAELTRPVVKRLGELGIEVMTGAKAKGVSTQGQAGKGDSLLVETADGKNAKVAADKILVTVGRKPLTEGWGLDQIDLDMAGKFIRVDEQCRTSMRGIFAIGDVTGEPMLAHRAMAQGEMVAEIVAGHKRSWDKRAIPAICFTDPELVTAGLSPDEAKALAGEVKIGLFPFAANGRAMTKQGEDGFVRVVARADNHLVLGIQAVGQGVSELSAAFGLALEMGARLEDIAGTIHAHPTQGEGFQEAALKALGQALHI from the coding sequence ATGAAAGAAATCTCCTGCAAGCTGCTCGTCATCGGCGCCGGGCCCGGCGGCTATGTCTGCGCCATCCGCGCCGGCCAGCTCGGCGTCGACACGGTGATCGTCGAGGCCGGCAAGCCGGGTGGCACCTGCCTCAATGTCGGCTGCATACCGTCCAAGGCGCTGATCCACGCCGCGGAGGAGTTCGAGAAGGTGGCGCACATGGCCGGCGGCAAGAGCCCGCTCGGCATTTCACTCACCGCGCCGATGCTTGATCTGGCCAAGGCAATCGCCTGGAAGGACGGGATCGTTAGCCGGCTGAACAGCGGCGTGGCCGGCCTGCTGAAGAAGGCCAGGGTCAAGACCGTACAGGGCTGGGCGACTTTCCGCGACGGCAAGACCGTCGAGGTTGAGACCGAGACCGGCACCCAGGTGATCCGCGCCGAGACGGTGGTGATCGCGACCGGTTCGGCGCCGGTCGAACTGCCGTTTCTGCCGTTCGGCGGCCCGGTGATCTCGTCCACCGACGCGCTGGCGCTGAGCGAGGTGCCGAAGAAGCTCGCCGTCGTCGGCGGCGGCTATATCGGGCTGGAGCTCGGCATCGCCTTCGCGAAGATGGGCGCCAAGGTCACCGTGGTCGAGGCTTTGCCACGTGTGCTGGCGCAATATGACGCCGAACTGACCCGACCGGTGGTGAAGCGGCTCGGCGAACTCGGCATCGAGGTGATGACAGGCGCCAAGGCCAAGGGGGTGTCGACCCAGGGACAGGCCGGCAAGGGCGATTCGCTGCTGGTCGAGACGGCAGACGGCAAGAACGCCAAGGTCGCCGCCGACAAGATCCTCGTCACCGTCGGGCGCAAGCCGCTCACCGAAGGCTGGGGGCTGGACCAGATCGACCTCGACATGGCCGGCAAATTCATCCGCGTCGACGAGCAGTGCCGCACCTCGATGCGCGGCATCTTCGCCATCGGCGACGTCACCGGCGAGCCGATGCTGGCGCACCGGGCGATGGCGCAGGGCGAGATGGTGGCCGAGATCGTCGCCGGTCACAAAAGAAGCTGGGACAAGCGCGCAATACCCGCCATCTGCTTCACCGATCCGGAACTGGTCACGGCCGGCCTGTCACCTGACGAGGCGAAGGCGCTCGCCGGCGAGGTCAAGATCGGGCTATTCCCCTTCGCCGCCAACGGCCGCGCCATGACCAAGCAAGGCGAGGATGGTTTCGTCCGTGTCGTCGCCCGCGCCGACAATCATCTGGTGCTGGGTATCCAGGCGGTCGGGCAAGGCGTGTCGGAACTGTCGGCGGCCTTTGGCCTGGCGCTGGAAATGGGGGCGCGGCTGGAAGACATCGCCGGCACGATCCACGCCCATCCGACGCAGGGCGAAGGTTTCCAGGAAGCAGCGCTCAAGGCGCTGGGTCAGGCGCTGCATATTTGA
- a CDS encoding IS110 family transposase, whose protein sequence is MEIVVGIDVSKDRLDVHVLPSGEAFSVGNDHAGVEELARRLAAFSPTAIGLEATGGYEQLAVATLASAGLSVVVVNPAQIRAYANALGKRAKTDPIDAAVIAAFIAATKPELRPLRDAETRTLADLVTRRRQIVQMIVAEENRARTVNARQAQKSIKRLLAALRRELESLDADLDDHIRKSPLWRVREKLLSSVPGIGPTVARTMIAEMPELGSLDRRQIAALAGLAPWTRQSGTWRGKSFIGGGRSRVRAVLFMAALVAIRHNPVLKAFRDRLVEVGKPKIVAVVAVMRKLLTILNAIIRDQKPWQTA, encoded by the coding sequence ATGGAAATCGTTGTTGGCATCGACGTTTCGAAGGATCGGCTGGATGTGCATGTTTTGCCGTCCGGTGAAGCGTTTTCGGTTGGTAACGACCATGCCGGGGTGGAGGAGCTGGCTCGACGTCTTGCAGCCTTTTCTCCGACGGCAATCGGATTGGAGGCTACGGGAGGCTACGAGCAACTGGCGGTCGCCACTTTGGCGAGCGCCGGCCTTTCGGTTGTCGTGGTCAATCCAGCGCAGATCCGGGCCTATGCCAATGCGCTCGGCAAGCGGGCCAAGACCGATCCGATCGACGCTGCCGTCATCGCAGCCTTCATAGCTGCGACCAAGCCGGAACTGCGGCCGCTGCGCGATGCCGAGACCAGGACGTTGGCCGATCTCGTCACGCGCCGGCGCCAGATCGTGCAGATGATCGTGGCCGAAGAGAACCGCGCCCGCACGGTCAACGCAAGACAGGCGCAAAAGAGCATCAAGCGCCTGCTCGCCGCGCTCAGGCGTGAGTTGGAAAGCCTCGATGCCGACCTGGACGATCATATCCGCAAGTCGCCGCTCTGGCGGGTCCGGGAAAAACTGCTGTCCTCCGTGCCAGGCATCGGTCCCACCGTTGCCCGCACCATGATCGCCGAGATGCCGGAGTTGGGCAGCCTCGACCGGCGCCAGATCGCAGCGCTTGCAGGTCTCGCACCATGGACGAGGCAGTCCGGCACATGGCGTGGCAAGAGCTTCATCGGCGGCGGCAGGAGCCGCGTGCGCGCCGTCCTCTTCATGGCTGCCCTCGTCGCCATACGCCACAATCCGGTCCTCAAGGCCTTTCGCGACCGCCTCGTCGAGGTTGGCAAGCCGAAGATCGTCGCCGTCGTGGCCGTCATGCGAAAGCTGCTGACCATTCTCAACGCCATCATCCGCGACCAAAAACCATGGCAAACAGCTTGA
- a CDS encoding DUF1326 domain-containing protein translates to MATSWQLSGDYFENCSCDVVCPCLISTNAQLTSKPTQGACDVALVFHIDTGKFGDVRLDGLNVAMIAHTPGPMADGNWTAAAYIDEQADDRQTEALGAIFTGAAGGPMAAFAPLISTNLGAKKVPIKYQVDGKKRSAEIAGVMQMAVEPLPTMREDGEMWAATGHPVNPERLVLAAGVEGSTFSDHGMHWDNSRRNGHYASINWSGQQ, encoded by the coding sequence ATGGCAACCAGTTGGCAATTGTCCGGGGACTATTTCGAGAATTGTAGTTGCGACGTCGTATGCCCGTGCCTGATTTCCACCAATGCGCAACTGACATCGAAGCCGACGCAAGGTGCTTGCGATGTTGCCTTGGTCTTTCATATCGACACGGGCAAATTTGGCGACGTTCGGCTGGATGGCCTCAACGTTGCGATGATCGCCCATACACCAGGCCCGATGGCGGACGGCAATTGGACGGCTGCCGCCTATATCGACGAGCAGGCCGACGACAGGCAGACAGAAGCGCTGGGCGCGATCTTCACCGGCGCCGCGGGCGGCCCGATGGCCGCCTTCGCGCCATTGATCAGCACCAACCTCGGAGCCAAGAAGGTGCCAATCAAATACCAAGTCGACGGCAAGAAGCGGTCGGCGGAGATTGCAGGCGTCATGCAGATGGCGGTCGAACCCCTGCCGACGATGCGCGAGGATGGTGAGATGTGGGCGGCGACCGGCCATCCCGTCAATCCCGAGAGGCTGGTGCTGGCGGCGGGCGTAGAAGGCAGCACATTCAGCGACCACGGCATGCACTGGGACAATTCCCGCCGAAACGGACATTACGCCTCGATCAACTGGTCCGGCCAGCAATAG
- a CDS encoding alpha-ketoacid dehydrogenase subunit beta has protein sequence MPRRTMIEAIRDAMDVSMGRDERVVVFGEDVGFFGGVFRCTQGLQAKYGKSRCFDAPISEAGIVGAAIGMAAYGLKPCVEVQFADYVYPAYDQIVSEAARLRYRSNGDFTCPIVVRMPTGGGIFGGQTHSQSPEALFTHVSGLKVIVPSNPADAKGLLIAAIEDPDPVIFLEPKRLYNGPFDGHHDRPVTPWSKHDLGEVADGHYTVPLGKAAIRRQGAAITVLAYGTMVYVAEAAATETGIDAEIIDLRTLLPLDLDTIVASVTKTGRCVVVHEATLTSGFGAELSALVQEHCFYHLEAPVVRVAGWDTPYPHAQEWDYFPGPARVGRALVETLEA, from the coding sequence ATGCCCAGACGGACCATGATCGAGGCGATCCGCGACGCCATGGACGTGTCGATGGGGCGCGACGAACGCGTCGTCGTGTTCGGCGAGGATGTCGGCTTCTTCGGCGGCGTCTTCCGCTGCACGCAAGGCCTGCAGGCCAAATACGGCAAGAGCCGCTGCTTCGATGCGCCGATCAGCGAAGCCGGCATCGTCGGCGCCGCCATCGGCATGGCCGCCTATGGGCTGAAGCCCTGCGTCGAGGTGCAGTTTGCCGACTATGTCTATCCGGCCTACGACCAGATCGTTTCGGAGGCGGCGCGGCTGCGCTATCGCTCGAACGGCGACTTCACCTGTCCGATCGTGGTCCGCATGCCGACCGGCGGCGGCATCTTCGGCGGCCAGACGCACAGCCAGAGCCCGGAAGCGCTGTTCACCCACGTCTCCGGCCTGAAGGTCATCGTGCCGTCCAACCCTGCCGACGCCAAGGGGCTGCTGATCGCGGCGATCGAGGATCCCGATCCGGTGATCTTCCTCGAGCCGAAGCGGCTCTACAACGGTCCGTTCGACGGCCACCACGACCGTCCGGTAACGCCGTGGTCGAAGCATGATCTGGGCGAGGTTGCCGACGGCCACTACACGGTGCCGCTCGGCAAGGCGGCGATCCGCAGGCAGGGCGCCGCGATCACGGTGCTCGCCTACGGCACGATGGTCTATGTCGCCGAGGCGGCGGCCACGGAGACCGGCATAGACGCCGAGATCATCGATCTGAGGACGCTGCTGCCGCTCGATCTCGACACGATCGTCGCCTCGGTGACGAAGACCGGACGCTGCGTGGTGGTGCACGAGGCGACGCTGACCTCGGGCTTCGGCGCCGAGCTCTCGGCGCTGGTGCAGGAGCACTGCTTCTACCATCTGGAAGCGCCGGTCGTGCGCGTCGCCGGCTGGGACACGCCCTATCCGCATGCGCAGGAGTGGGACTACTTTCCCGGCCCGGCCAGGGTCGGCCGCGCGCTCGTCGAAACGCTGGAAGCTTGA